From one Microbacterium sp. 10M-3C3 genomic stretch:
- a CDS encoding Rv0909 family putative TA system antitoxin: MGVDDIVNKGKQLFEQNRDKIEDALKSEKAEEVSDRILDGAADAIKKVVPEGQRAKVDQVRENVDKHVGNQ; encoded by the coding sequence ATGGGCGTGGACGACATCGTCAACAAGGGCAAGCAGCTGTTCGAGCAGAACCGCGACAAGATCGAGGATGCCCTCAAGAGCGAGAAGGCCGAAGAGGTGAGCGACAGGATCCTCGACGGCGCCGCGGACGCGATCAAGAAGGTCGTGCCCGAGGGGCAGCGCGCGAAGGTCGACCAGGTGCGCGAGAACGTCGACAAGCACGTCGGCAACCAGTAG
- the rpsJ gene encoding 30S ribosomal protein S10 encodes MAGQKIRIRLKSYDHAGLDSSARKIVDTVTRAGATVVGPVPLPTEKNVVVVIRSPHKYKDSREHFEMRTHKRLIDIIDPTPKAVDSLMRLDLPADVNIEIKL; translated from the coding sequence ATGGCGGGACAGAAGATCCGCATTCGCCTGAAGTCGTACGACCACGCGGGGCTCGATTCGTCGGCTCGCAAGATCGTCGACACCGTGACCCGCGCCGGCGCCACCGTCGTCGGCCCCGTGCCGCTGCCGACCGAGAAGAACGTCGTCGTCGTCATCCGGTCGCCCCACAAGTACAAGGACAGCCGCGAGCACTTCGAGATGCGCACCCACAAGCGCCTCATCGACATCATCGACCCGACGCCCAAGGCCGTCGACTCGCTGATGCGTCTCGACCTCCCGGCCGACGTCAACATCGAGATCAAGCTCTGA
- the rplC gene encoding 50S ribosomal protein L3 → MADINSKVSKGLLGTKLGMTQVWDANGKLVPVTVIEVAPNVVTQVRTPEKDGYNAVQIAYGQIDPRKVNKPLTAHFEAAGVTPRRHLTEVRTADAADYSLGQELTVDGLFEAGQLVDVVGTSKGKGTAGVMKRHNFKGVSASHGAHRNHRKPGSIGASSTPSRVFKGMRMAGRMGGERVTVLNLTVHAVDAEKGLLLVKGAVPGARGRIVYVRNAVKGA, encoded by the coding sequence ATGGCTGACATCAACTCCAAGGTTTCGAAGGGCCTGCTGGGCACGAAGCTCGGCATGACCCAGGTCTGGGACGCGAACGGCAAGCTCGTGCCCGTCACCGTGATCGAGGTCGCCCCCAACGTGGTGACCCAGGTCCGCACGCCGGAGAAGGACGGCTACAACGCCGTCCAGATCGCCTACGGCCAGATCGACCCCCGCAAGGTCAACAAGCCGCTGACGGCCCACTTCGAGGCCGCCGGCGTCACCCCGCGCCGTCACCTCACCGAGGTCCGCACCGCGGATGCCGCTGACTACTCACTCGGTCAGGAGCTCACCGTGGACGGCCTGTTCGAGGCCGGCCAGCTCGTCGACGTCGTCGGCACGAGCAAGGGCAAGGGCACCGCGGGTGTCATGAAGCGCCACAACTTCAAGGGTGTCTCCGCCTCGCACGGTGCGCACCGCAACCACCGCAAGCCCGGTTCGATCGGCGCCTCGTCGACGCCGAGCCGCGTGTTCAAGGGCATGCGCATGGCCGGCCGTATGGGTGGCGAGCGCGTGACCGTCCTCAACCTCACGGTGCACGCCGTCGACGCCGAGAAGGGTCTGCTGCTCGTCAAGGGCGCCGTCCCCGGTGCGCGCGGCCGCATCGTCTACGTCCGCAACGCAGTGAAGGGTGCCTGA
- the rplD gene encoding 50S ribosomal protein L4: MADSTLALDVVKADGKKAGSVDLPASLFDVKTNIPLIHQVVVAQRAAARQGTHSTKRRGEVSGAGRKPFKQKGTGNARQGSIRAPHMTGGGIVHGPKPRDYGQRTPKKMIAAALLGALSDRARGERLHVVESFGIDGAPSTKAAAAVLSALAPTKNVLVVIERDDELSIKSVRNLEYVHVLSFDQLNAYDVLVSDDIVFTKAAYDAFVASKADATEEVSA, from the coding sequence ATGGCTGACTCGACTCTCGCGCTCGACGTCGTCAAGGCGGACGGGAAGAAGGCCGGTTCGGTCGACCTTCCCGCGTCGCTGTTCGACGTCAAGACGAACATCCCGCTCATCCACCAGGTCGTCGTCGCCCAGCGCGCCGCCGCCCGCCAGGGCACGCACTCGACCAAGCGTCGTGGCGAGGTCTCCGGTGCCGGCCGCAAGCCCTTCAAGCAGAAGGGCACGGGTAACGCCCGTCAGGGCTCGATCCGCGCGCCGCACATGACCGGCGGTGGCATCGTCCACGGCCCGAAGCCGCGCGACTACGGCCAGCGCACGCCCAAGAAGATGATCGCCGCCGCGCTGCTGGGCGCCCTGAGCGACCGCGCCCGCGGCGAGCGTCTGCACGTCGTGGAGTCCTTCGGCATCGACGGCGCGCCGTCCACCAAGGCCGCCGCCGCCGTGCTGTCCGCCCTCGCGCCGACGAAGAACGTCCTCGTCGTCATCGAGCGCGACGACGAGCTGAGCATCAAGAGCGTCCGCAACCTTGAGTACGTGCACGTGCTCAGCTTCGACCAGCTCAACGCCTACGACGTGCTCGTCTCCGACGACATCGTCTTCACCAAGGCCGCCTACGACGCGTTCGTCGCGTCGAAGGCCGACGCCACCGAGGAGGTCTCGGCATGA
- the rplW gene encoding 50S ribosomal protein L23, whose translation MTAVNKDPRDIILKPVVSEKSYGLIDEGKYTFYVDNRASKTEIKLAIEKIFGVKVAAVNTLNRPGKARRTRFGMGKRKDTKRAIVTLKSGTIDIFTAVG comes from the coding sequence ATGACCGCCGTGAACAAGGACCCGCGCGACATCATCCTGAAGCCGGTCGTCTCGGAGAAAAGCTACGGGCTCATCGACGAGGGCAAGTACACGTTCTACGTGGACAACCGCGCCTCCAAGACCGAGATCAAGCTCGCGATCGAGAAGATCTTCGGCGTCAAGGTCGCCGCGGTCAACACGCTGAACCGCCCGGGCAAGGCCCGTCGCACCCGCTTCGGCATGGGCAAGCGCAAGGACACCAAGCGCGCCATCGTCACGCTGAAGTCGGGCACCATCGACATCTTCACGGCAGTCGGCTGA
- the rplB gene encoding 50S ribosomal protein L2, whose product MAIRKYKPTTPGRRGSSVADFAEITRSTPEKSLLRPLAKTGGRNNQGRITTRHIGGGHKRQYRVIDFRRDDKDGIDAKVAHIEYDPNRTARIALLHYKDGEKRYILAPNKLKQGDIIESGASADIKPGNNLPLRNIPTGTVIHAIELRPGGGAKMARSAGASVRLVAKDGPYAQLRLPSGEIRNVDARCRATIGEVGNAEQSNINWGKAGRKRWKGVRPTVRGVAMNPVDHPHGGGEGKTSGGRHPVTPWGQPEGRTRHANKESDKLIVRRRTAGKKRK is encoded by the coding sequence ATGGCTATTCGCAAGTACAAGCCCACGACGCCCGGTCGCCGCGGCTCGTCGGTGGCGGACTTCGCCGAGATCACCCGATCGACGCCCGAGAAGTCGCTGCTGCGCCCGCTGGCCAAGACCGGCGGTCGCAACAACCAGGGTCGCATCACGACGCGTCACATCGGTGGCGGTCATAAGCGTCAGTACCGCGTCATCGACTTCCGTCGTGACGACAAGGACGGCATCGACGCCAAGGTCGCTCACATCGAGTACGACCCCAACCGCACCGCGCGCATCGCGCTCCTGCACTACAAGGACGGCGAGAAGCGCTACATCCTCGCGCCGAACAAGCTGAAGCAGGGCGACATCATCGAGTCCGGCGCATCCGCCGACATCAAGCCCGGCAACAACCTGCCGCTGCGCAACATCCCCACCGGTACCGTGATCCACGCGATCGAGCTCCGCCCCGGCGGCGGTGCCAAGATGGCGCGCTCGGCCGGTGCGTCCGTCCGCCTCGTGGCGAAGGACGGCCCGTACGCGCAGCTGCGTCTGCCCTCGGGCGAGATCCGCAACGTCGACGCGCGCTGCCGCGCGACGATCGGCGAGGTCGGCAACGCCGAGCAGTCCAACATCAACTGGGGCAAGGCCGGCCGCAAGCGCTGGAAGGGCGTGCGCCCGACCGTCCGCGGTGTCGCGATGAACCCGGTCGACCACCCGCACGGTGGTGGTGAGGGCAAGACCTCCGGTGGACGTCACCCCGTGACGCCGTGGGGTCAGCCGGAGGGCCGCACCCGCCACGCCAACAAGGAAAGCGACAAGCTCATCGTCCGCCGTCGCACGGCCGGCAAGAAGCGCAAGTAG
- the rpsS gene encoding 30S ribosomal protein S19 — protein MPRSLKKGPFVDEHLLRKVVSQNEAGTKNVIKTWSRRSMIIPAMLGHTIAVHDGRKHIPVFVTETMVGHKLGEFAPTRTFRGHEKDDKKGRRR, from the coding sequence ATGCCACGCAGTCTCAAGAAGGGCCCCTTCGTCGACGAGCACCTGCTTCGCAAGGTCGTGTCGCAGAACGAGGCGGGTACCAAGAACGTCATCAAGACCTGGTCGCGTCGCTCGATGATCATCCCCGCCATGCTGGGGCACACGATCGCCGTGCACGACGGTCGCAAGCACATCCCCGTGTTTGTGACCGAGACCATGGTCGGCCACAAGCTGGGCGAGTTCGCGCCCACCCGCACCTTCCGCGGCCACGAGAAGGACGACAAGAAGGGCCGCCGCCGCTGA
- the rplV gene encoding 50S ribosomal protein L22, which produces MVESIARVRHIRVTPQKARRVVALIKGKQAEEALAILKFAPQSASEPIYKLVASAIANARVKADSTNEYLDDADLYVKNAYVDEGTTLKRFQPRAQGRAFQIKKRTSHITVVLSTPETAEAPAATAGTKKKASK; this is translated from the coding sequence ATGGTGGAGTCCATCGCCCGTGTGCGACACATCCGCGTGACCCCTCAGAAGGCTCGTCGTGTCGTCGCCCTCATCAAGGGCAAGCAGGCCGAGGAGGCCCTGGCCATCCTCAAGTTCGCGCCGCAGAGCGCGAGCGAGCCCATCTACAAGCTCGTCGCCTCGGCGATCGCGAACGCTCGCGTGAAGGCCGACTCGACGAACGAGTACCTGGACGACGCCGACCTGTACGTGAAGAACGCGTACGTCGACGAGGGCACGACGCTCAAGCGTTTCCAGCCCCGCGCGCAGGGTCGTGCGTTCCAGATCAAGAAGCGCACGAGCCACATCACGGTCGTGCTCTCGACGCCGGAGACGGCCGAGGCACCCGCCGCGACGGCCGGCACGAAGAAGAAGGCGAGCAAGTAA
- the rpsC gene encoding 30S ribosomal protein S3, which produces MGQKVNPYGFRLGITTDHVSRWFSDSTKPGQRYADYVAEDIKIRKLLQTQLDRAGVSNIEIERTRDRVRVDIHTARPGIVIGRRGAEAERIRADLEKLTGKQIQLNILEVKNPEADAQLVAQGIAEQLSARVAFRRAMRKGLQGAQRAGAKGVRIQVSGRLGGAEMSRSEFYREGRVPLHTLRANIDYGFYEAKTTFGRIGVKVWIYKGDLTNKELAREQANAPKSRGRDDRGGDRRRGPRAEAPVAEGASA; this is translated from the coding sequence ATGGGCCAGAAGGTCAACCCGTACGGCTTCCGCCTCGGCATCACCACGGACCACGTGTCGCGGTGGTTCTCGGACTCGACCAAGCCGGGCCAGCGCTACGCCGACTACGTCGCCGAGGACATCAAGATCCGCAAGCTCCTGCAGACGCAGCTGGACCGCGCCGGCGTGAGCAACATCGAGATCGAGCGCACGCGTGACCGCGTCCGCGTCGACATCCACACCGCCCGCCCGGGCATCGTGATCGGTCGCCGCGGCGCCGAGGCCGAGCGCATCCGCGCCGACCTCGAGAAGCTCACCGGCAAGCAGATCCAGCTCAACATCCTCGAGGTGAAGAACCCCGAGGCCGACGCCCAGCTCGTCGCGCAGGGCATCGCCGAGCAGCTCTCCGCCCGCGTGGCCTTCCGCCGCGCGATGCGCAAGGGTCTGCAGGGCGCGCAGCGCGCCGGCGCCAAGGGCGTCCGCATCCAGGTCTCCGGCCGCCTCGGCGGCGCGGAGATGAGCCGCTCCGAGTTCTACCGCGAGGGCCGCGTGCCCCTGCACACGCTCCGTGCCAACATCGACTACGGCTTCTACGAGGCCAAGACGACGTTCGGCCGCATCGGCGTGAAGGTGTGGATCTACAAGGGCGACCTGACCAACAAGGAGCTCGCCCGCGAGCAGGCCAACGCGCCGAAGTCCCGCGGTCGTGACGACCGCGGCGGCGACCGTCGTCGTGGCCCCCGCGCCGAGGCCCCCGTCGCAGAAGGAGCGTCTGCCTGA
- the rplP gene encoding 50S ribosomal protein L16, whose protein sequence is MLIPRKVKYRKQHHPGRSGQATGGTKVSFGEFGIQALTPAYVTNRQIESARIAMTRHIKRGGKVWINIYPDRPLTKKPAETRMGSGKGSPEWWVANVKPGRVLFEVAGVNEQLALEALTRAIHKLPLKARIIKREEGDA, encoded by the coding sequence ATGCTTATCCCCCGCAAGGTCAAGTACCGCAAGCAGCACCACCCCGGCCGCTCGGGCCAGGCCACCGGCGGCACGAAGGTCTCCTTCGGCGAGTTCGGCATCCAGGCCCTCACGCCCGCTTACGTGACCAACCGTCAGATCGAGTCCGCTCGTATCGCGATGACCCGTCACATCAAGCGTGGCGGCAAGGTGTGGATCAACATCTACCCCGACCGACCGCTCACCAAGAAGCCCGCCGAGACCCGCATGGGCTCGGGTAAGGGCTCGCCGGAGTGGTGGGTCGCCAACGTCAAGCCGGGTCGCGTCCTGTTCGAGGTCGCGGGCGTCAACGAGCAGCTCGCTCTCGAGGCGCTCACCCGTGCCATCCACAAGCTGCCGCTGAAGGCACGCATCATCAAGCGCGAGGAGGGCGACGCGTAA
- the rpmC gene encoding 50S ribosomal protein L29 — translation MAIGTKTLATSELDTFEDQRLVEELRKAKEELFNLRFQSATGQLESHGRIRAVKRDIARLYTVIRERELGIRATPAPVAASTKAKKTKASKADAAPEAAKEEAE, via the coding sequence ATGGCGATCGGCACCAAGACGCTCGCGACGAGCGAGCTCGACACGTTCGAAGACCAGCGCCTGGTCGAGGAGCTGCGCAAGGCCAAGGAGGAGCTGTTCAACCTCCGCTTCCAGTCGGCCACCGGCCAGCTCGAGAGCCACGGCCGCATCCGCGCCGTCAAGCGCGACATCGCGCGGCTGTACACGGTGATCCGCGAGCGCGAGCTCGGCATCCGTGCCACGCCCGCTCCGGTCGCCGCGTCGACCAAGGCGAAGAAGACCAAGGCCTCGAAGGCGGATGCTGCGCCTGAGGCCGCGAAGGAAGAGGCCGAGTGA
- the rpsQ gene encoding 30S ribosomal protein S17, translated as MRDADARGYRKSRRGYVVSDKMDKTIVVEVEDRVKHPLYGKVIRRTSKVKAHDEGNTAGIGDLVVINETRPLSATKRWRLVEIVEKAK; from the coding sequence GTGCGCGACGCTGACGCCCGTGGCTACCGCAAGTCGCGTCGTGGCTACGTCGTGAGCGACAAGATGGACAAGACGATCGTCGTCGAGGTCGAGGACCGCGTGAAGCACCCCCTCTACGGCAAGGTCATCCGTCGCACCTCCAAGGTGAAGGCGCACGACGAGGGCAACACCGCCGGCATCGGCGACCTGGTTGTCATCAACGAGACCCGTCCGCTCAGCGCCACCAAGCGCTGGCGCCTGGTCGAGATCGTGGAGAAGGCCAAGTGA
- the rplN gene encoding 50S ribosomal protein L14, protein MIQNESRLKVADNTGAKELLTIRVLGGSNRRYAGLGDVIVATVKDAIPGGNVKKGDVVKAVVVRVVKQTRRPDGSYIKFDENAAVILKNDGEPRGTRIFGPVGRELRDKKFMKIVSLAPEVI, encoded by the coding sequence GTGATCCAGAACGAATCGCGCCTCAAGGTCGCCGACAACACCGGCGCCAAGGAGCTGCTCACCATCCGCGTGCTCGGCGGCTCCAACCGCCGGTACGCGGGCCTGGGCGACGTCATCGTCGCCACGGTCAAGGACGCGATCCCCGGCGGCAACGTCAAGAAGGGCGACGTCGTCAAGGCCGTGGTCGTGCGCGTCGTCAAGCAGACCCGCCGTCCCGACGGCTCGTACATCAAGTTCGACGAGAACGCCGCCGTGATCCTGAAGAACGACGGGGAGCCCCGCGGCACCCGCATCTTCGGACCGGTCGGCCGTGAGCTTCGCGACAAGAAGTTCATGAAGATCGTCTCGCTCGCCCCGGAGGTCATCTGA
- the rplX gene encoding 50S ribosomal protein L24 gives MAKIKKGDLVQVISGAKPERGGDRGKQGKVLEVLVEQNRVIVEGVNYVTKHNRVGQTQRGTKTGGIETFEAPIHISNVALVDPSSKKPTRVGHRVEEKVKDGVKRTVRVRYAKKSGKDL, from the coding sequence ATGGCGAAGATCAAGAAGGGCGACCTGGTTCAGGTCATCTCGGGCGCCAAGCCCGAGCGCGGCGGCGACCGCGGCAAGCAGGGCAAGGTCCTCGAGGTCCTCGTCGAGCAGAACCGCGTCATCGTCGAGGGCGTGAACTACGTCACCAAGCACAACCGCGTGGGTCAGACCCAGCGCGGCACGAAGACGGGCGGCATCGAGACGTTCGAGGCCCCCATCCACATCTCCAACGTCGCCCTGGTCGACCCCTCGAGCAAGAAGCCGACGCGCGTCGGCCACCGCGTCGAGGAGAAGGTCAAGGACGGCGTGAAGCGCACGGTCCGCGTGCGCTACGCGAAGAAGAGCGGCAAGGACCTCTGA